A single Paraburkholderia sp. FT54 DNA region contains:
- the rplL gene encoding 50S ribosomal protein L7/L12 → MAIAKEDILEAVSSMSVLELNELVKAFEEKFGVSAAAVAVAGPAGGGAAAAAEEQTEFTVNLTEVGANKVSVIKAVRELTGLGLKEAKDLVDGAPKPVKEAVPKAAAEEAKKKLEEAGAKAEIK, encoded by the coding sequence ATGGCAATCGCAAAAGAAGACATCCTCGAGGCAGTAAGCTCGATGTCGGTTCTGGAACTGAACGAGCTGGTCAAGGCGTTCGAAGAAAAGTTTGGCGTGTCGGCGGCTGCTGTTGCAGTGGCAGGCCCGGCAGGCGGCGGCGCTGCTGCAGCTGCTGAAGAGCAAACCGAATTCACGGTCAACCTGACGGAAGTCGGCGCGAACAAGGTTTCGGTCATTAAGGCTGTTCGTGAACTGACGGGCCTCGGCCTGAAGGAAGCGAAGGACCTGGTTGACGGTGCACCGAAGCCTGTTAAGGAAGCGGTACCGAAGGCTGCTGCTGAAGAAGCCAAGAAGAAGCTGGAAGAAGCCGGCGCGAAAGCTGAAATCAAGTAA